The Sesamum indicum cultivar Zhongzhi No. 13 linkage group LG1, S_indicum_v1.0, whole genome shotgun sequence genome includes a window with the following:
- the LOC105155894 gene encoding nudix hydrolase 3-like isoform X4, translating to MHQVQKSQVMAASPELLDVLSKDGQKTGISKPRGDVHRDGDYHRAVRVLIFAENTQQMLLQKRTDCKEAWAGLWDISTSGHISAGSSSLATASGRHNSADNLGLCHEDRRELHEEIGIKLPSDAFEFMFSYLEQSVTNDGKYVNNEYNDVYLITTLDPIPLDAFTLQESEVSGMKYLFWEDYRRLLAEGDPGFVPYDVNGQYGTLFEIISERYKGNVEERAMVLEKQLNRYCHVSLSAELTGLADADKEALGLLIKTAKIMDEIFSQQVWCSNPCLRDWLREHADESRLDKLKWMYYQINGTPWSALDENEPFLSTADSAIKLLPDATKPVNGWKGLEYRAAFPLSRPHGANFYPRDMEKREFELWNDSLSDDQKMQATGSFHTVRRQSEGMLDDAVFLSNDITNSYVHDLYSNPYSQEYQSLLAEAADLLYKAGNLSSSPSLTRFLHSNADAFESNDYHESHIAWTELDSKLDITIGPYETHRDTPPQYKATFKAIIGIRDDEAACKVKLFADNFQVLDKNLPIDEAYKSNVTNAATIRVVNLVYRAGDLKGTTSVSFDLPNDQRLTLLLKNVAKAKFKLLFQPITNVCVSEEQRGLLDFESLYTHVICREYCRALGPHAITLGNGQKSSVRMEMQELHSALEEAKASIVGLWAIRFLTDKDLLPEKLIKPMYVSFLTGCFHSLRFGLKKAHIQAQALLFNYLSEKGGIVLLPDETFYVDFDKVENGVESLSREILTVQGRGDKAAAKSLLDKYSVISQPLRGALKKLEMLQVPVDIAPAFPIWPEMN from the exons ATGCATCAAGTACAAAAATCCCAGGTGATGGCGGCTTCACCCGAGCTTCTTGATGTCCTAAGCAAAGATGGTCAGAAAACTGGCATCTCTAAGCCCAG AGGAGATGTCCATAGAGATGGTGATTACCATCGTGCTGTTCGTGTGTTGATATTTGCTGAGAATACACAACAAATGCTTCTCCAAAAACGTACTGACTGCAAGGAAGCATGGGCCGGATTGTGGGATATATCTACTTCTGGCCACATATCAGCTGGCAGTTCGTCTCTTGCAACCGCCAG CGGGCGTCATAACTCGGCTGACAACCTTGGCCTCTGCCATGAGGACAG GAGGGAGCTTCATGAAGAAATTGGCATAAAACTACCCAGTGATGCATTTGAGTTCATGTTTTCTTACCTTGAACAGAg TGTCACGAATGACGGAAAGTACGTTAATAATGAGTACAATGATGTCTATCTCATAACCACATTAGATCCGATTCCTTTGGATGCCTTTACTCTTCAG GAATCAGAGGTTTCAGGAATGAAATACCTCTTCTGGGAGGATTATAGACGCTTACTTGCTGAAGGCGATCCTGGCTTTGTGCCATATGACGTAAATGGTCAGTATGGCACACTCTTTGAGATTATTTCAGAGAG GTACAAAGGAAACGTGGAAGAACGGGCCATGGTGCTAGAAAAGCAGCTCAATCGTTATTGTCATGTCTCTCTCAGCGCTGAG TTGACAGGGCTCGCTGATGCAGACAAAGAAGCTCTAGGACTTCTCATCAAAACCGCAAAAATCatggatgaaattttttcacaGCAG GTCTGGTGCAGCAATCCATGTTTGAGAGATTGGTTAAGGGAGCATGCTGATGAATCTCGACTAGACAAGTTGAAGTGGAtgtattatcaaataaatggAACTCCATG GTCGGCTCTTGATGAAAACGAGCCATTCTTATCCACTGCAGATTCAGCTATCAAGCTCCTCCCCGACGCAACAAAGCCCGTAAATGGGTGGAAGGGTCTTGAATACAGAGCAGCATTTCCTCTTTCAAGACCACATGGTGCTAATTTCTACCCAAGAGACATGGAGAAAAGG GAATTTGAATTGTGGAATGACAGCCTATCAGATGATCAGAAGATGCAAGCAACTGGCTCTTTCCACACTGTAAGAAGGCAAAGTGAGGGCATGTTGGATGATGCTGTCTTCCTAAGCAACGACATTACCAATAGTTATGTTCATGATCTTTACAGCAATCCTTACTCTCAAGAATACCAATCTTTGCTTGCTGAAGCCGCTGATTTATTGTACAAGGCAGGAAATTTGAGCAGCTCTCCTAG ctTGACAAGATTCCTACATAGCAACGCTGATGCCTTTGAGTCAAATGATTACCACGAATCCCATATTGCCTGGACGGAGTTG GATTCTAAGTTGGACATTACCATTGGGCCATACGAGACTCACAGAGACACACCTCCTCAGTACAAG GCAACATTCAAGGCAATTATTGGAATTCGTGACGATGAAGCAGCATGTAAAGTTAAACTCTTTGCTGACAATTTTCAG GTTTTGGACAAGAACCTTCCGATTGATGAAGCTTACAAGTCCAATGTTACCAATGCTGCTACCATCCGAGTTGTCAACCTTGTTTACAGAGCAGGG GATCTCAAAGGAACAACATCTGTTTCATTTGATCTCCCAAACGATCAACGATTAACATTGTTGCTCAAGAATGTTGCCAAGGCAAA GTTCAAGCTTCTTTTTCAGCCTATAACCAATGTTTGTGTCTCAGAGGAACAGAGGGGACTCCTAGATTTCGAGTCCTTATACACGCATGTAATTTGCCGTGAGTACTGTCGTGCTCTTGGACCTCACGCCATAACCCTCGGCAACGGGCAGAAATCTTCTGTCAGAATG GAGATGCAAGAACTTCATTCAGCCCTGGAAGAGGCAAAGGCCAGCATTGTTGGCCTTTGGGCCATAAGATTTCTGACTGACAAG GATTTGCTTCCCGAGAAACTAATCAAGCCAATGTACGTGTCGTTCCTCACGGGCTGCTTCCATTCACTACGTTTCGGATTAAAGAAGGCTCATAT ACAAGCACAGGCTCTCCTGTTCAACTATTTGTCTGAGAAAGGTGGCATTGTTTTACTCCCTGATGAAACATTCTATGTCGATTTCGACAAG GTCGAGAATGGCGTCGAGAGCTTGAGTCGAGAAATTCTGACAGTACAGGGAAGAGGAGACAAAGCAGCAGCCAAGTCACTGCTTGACAAATACAGCGTCATCTCTCAACCACTGAGGGGGGCACTGAAGAAACTGGAAATGCTTCAG GTTCCAGTGGATATAGCCCCTGCTTTCCCCATTTGGCcagaaatgaactga
- the LOC105155894 gene encoding nudix hydrolase 3-like isoform X1 has translation MHQVQKSQVMAASPELLDVLSKDGQKTGISKPRGDVHRDGDYHRAVRVLIFAENTQQMLLQKRTDCKEAWAGLWDISTSGHISAGSSSLATASGRHNSADNLGLCHEDRRELHEEIGIKLPSDAFEFMFSYLEQSVTNDGKYVNNEYNDVYLITTLDPIPLDAFTLQESEVSGMKYLFWEDYRRLLAEGDPGFVPYDVNGQYGTLFEIISERYKGNVEERAMVLEKQLNRYCHVSLSAELTGLADADKEALGLLIKTAKIMDEIFSQQVWCSNPCLRDWLREHADESRLDKLKWMYYQINGTPWSALDENEPFLSTADSAIKLLPDATKPVNGWKGLEYRAAFPLSRPHGANFYPRDMEKREFELWNDSLSDDQKMQATGSFHTVRRQSEGMLDDAVFLSNDITNSYVHDLYSNPYSQEYQSLLAEAADLLYKAGNLSSSPSLTRFLHSNADAFESNDYHESHIAWTELDSKLDITIGPYETHRDTPPQYKATFKAIIGIRDDEAACKVKLFADNFQVLDKNLPIDEAYKSNVTNAATIRVVNLVYRAGSEPTEHIHVKTPKKHVTSLFCQDLKGTTSVSFDLPNDQRLTLLLKNVAKAKFKLLFQPITNVCVSEEQRGLLDFESLYTHVICREYCRALGPHAITLGNGQKSSVRMEMQELHSALEEAKASIVGLWAIRFLTDKDLLPEKLIKPMYVSFLTGCFHSLRFGLKKAHIQAQALLFNYLSEKGGIVLLPDETFYVDFDKVENGVESLSREILTVQGRGDKAAAKSLLDKYSVISQPLRGALKKLEMLQVPVDIAPAFPIWPEMN, from the exons ATGCATCAAGTACAAAAATCCCAGGTGATGGCGGCTTCACCCGAGCTTCTTGATGTCCTAAGCAAAGATGGTCAGAAAACTGGCATCTCTAAGCCCAG AGGAGATGTCCATAGAGATGGTGATTACCATCGTGCTGTTCGTGTGTTGATATTTGCTGAGAATACACAACAAATGCTTCTCCAAAAACGTACTGACTGCAAGGAAGCATGGGCCGGATTGTGGGATATATCTACTTCTGGCCACATATCAGCTGGCAGTTCGTCTCTTGCAACCGCCAG CGGGCGTCATAACTCGGCTGACAACCTTGGCCTCTGCCATGAGGACAG GAGGGAGCTTCATGAAGAAATTGGCATAAAACTACCCAGTGATGCATTTGAGTTCATGTTTTCTTACCTTGAACAGAg TGTCACGAATGACGGAAAGTACGTTAATAATGAGTACAATGATGTCTATCTCATAACCACATTAGATCCGATTCCTTTGGATGCCTTTACTCTTCAG GAATCAGAGGTTTCAGGAATGAAATACCTCTTCTGGGAGGATTATAGACGCTTACTTGCTGAAGGCGATCCTGGCTTTGTGCCATATGACGTAAATGGTCAGTATGGCACACTCTTTGAGATTATTTCAGAGAG GTACAAAGGAAACGTGGAAGAACGGGCCATGGTGCTAGAAAAGCAGCTCAATCGTTATTGTCATGTCTCTCTCAGCGCTGAG TTGACAGGGCTCGCTGATGCAGACAAAGAAGCTCTAGGACTTCTCATCAAAACCGCAAAAATCatggatgaaattttttcacaGCAG GTCTGGTGCAGCAATCCATGTTTGAGAGATTGGTTAAGGGAGCATGCTGATGAATCTCGACTAGACAAGTTGAAGTGGAtgtattatcaaataaatggAACTCCATG GTCGGCTCTTGATGAAAACGAGCCATTCTTATCCACTGCAGATTCAGCTATCAAGCTCCTCCCCGACGCAACAAAGCCCGTAAATGGGTGGAAGGGTCTTGAATACAGAGCAGCATTTCCTCTTTCAAGACCACATGGTGCTAATTTCTACCCAAGAGACATGGAGAAAAGG GAATTTGAATTGTGGAATGACAGCCTATCAGATGATCAGAAGATGCAAGCAACTGGCTCTTTCCACACTGTAAGAAGGCAAAGTGAGGGCATGTTGGATGATGCTGTCTTCCTAAGCAACGACATTACCAATAGTTATGTTCATGATCTTTACAGCAATCCTTACTCTCAAGAATACCAATCTTTGCTTGCTGAAGCCGCTGATTTATTGTACAAGGCAGGAAATTTGAGCAGCTCTCCTAG ctTGACAAGATTCCTACATAGCAACGCTGATGCCTTTGAGTCAAATGATTACCACGAATCCCATATTGCCTGGACGGAGTTG GATTCTAAGTTGGACATTACCATTGGGCCATACGAGACTCACAGAGACACACCTCCTCAGTACAAG GCAACATTCAAGGCAATTATTGGAATTCGTGACGATGAAGCAGCATGTAAAGTTAAACTCTTTGCTGACAATTTTCAG GTTTTGGACAAGAACCTTCCGATTGATGAAGCTTACAAGTCCAATGTTACCAATGCTGCTACCATCCGAGTTGTCAACCTTGTTTACAGAGCAGGG TCGGAACCTACCGAACATATCCATGTCAAGACTCCGAAAAAGCATGTGACTTCACTCTTCTGCCAGGATCTCAAAGGAACAACATCTGTTTCATTTGATCTCCCAAACGATCAACGATTAACATTGTTGCTCAAGAATGTTGCCAAGGCAAA GTTCAAGCTTCTTTTTCAGCCTATAACCAATGTTTGTGTCTCAGAGGAACAGAGGGGACTCCTAGATTTCGAGTCCTTATACACGCATGTAATTTGCCGTGAGTACTGTCGTGCTCTTGGACCTCACGCCATAACCCTCGGCAACGGGCAGAAATCTTCTGTCAGAATG GAGATGCAAGAACTTCATTCAGCCCTGGAAGAGGCAAAGGCCAGCATTGTTGGCCTTTGGGCCATAAGATTTCTGACTGACAAG GATTTGCTTCCCGAGAAACTAATCAAGCCAATGTACGTGTCGTTCCTCACGGGCTGCTTCCATTCACTACGTTTCGGATTAAAGAAGGCTCATAT ACAAGCACAGGCTCTCCTGTTCAACTATTTGTCTGAGAAAGGTGGCATTGTTTTACTCCCTGATGAAACATTCTATGTCGATTTCGACAAG GTCGAGAATGGCGTCGAGAGCTTGAGTCGAGAAATTCTGACAGTACAGGGAAGAGGAGACAAAGCAGCAGCCAAGTCACTGCTTGACAAATACAGCGTCATCTCTCAACCACTGAGGGGGGCACTGAAGAAACTGGAAATGCTTCAG GTTCCAGTGGATATAGCCCCTGCTTTCCCCATTTGGCcagaaatgaactga
- the LOC105155894 gene encoding nudix hydrolase 3-like isoform X2 — MHQVQKSQVMAASPELLDVLSKDGQKTGISKPRGDVHRDGDYHRAVRVLIFAENTQQMLLQKRTDCKEAWAGLWDISTSGHISAGSSSLATASGRHNSADNLGLCHEDRRELHEEIGIKLPSDAFEFMFSYLEQSVTNDGKYVNNEYNDVYLITTLDPIPLDAFTLQESEVSGMKYLFWEDYRRLLAEGDPGFVPYDVNGQYGTLFEIISERYKGNVEERAMVLEKQLNRYCHLTGLADADKEALGLLIKTAKIMDEIFSQQVWCSNPCLRDWLREHADESRLDKLKWMYYQINGTPWSALDENEPFLSTADSAIKLLPDATKPVNGWKGLEYRAAFPLSRPHGANFYPRDMEKREFELWNDSLSDDQKMQATGSFHTVRRQSEGMLDDAVFLSNDITNSYVHDLYSNPYSQEYQSLLAEAADLLYKAGNLSSSPSLTRFLHSNADAFESNDYHESHIAWTELDSKLDITIGPYETHRDTPPQYKATFKAIIGIRDDEAACKVKLFADNFQVLDKNLPIDEAYKSNVTNAATIRVVNLVYRAGSEPTEHIHVKTPKKHVTSLFCQDLKGTTSVSFDLPNDQRLTLLLKNVAKAKFKLLFQPITNVCVSEEQRGLLDFESLYTHVICREYCRALGPHAITLGNGQKSSVRMEMQELHSALEEAKASIVGLWAIRFLTDKDLLPEKLIKPMYVSFLTGCFHSLRFGLKKAHIQAQALLFNYLSEKGGIVLLPDETFYVDFDKVENGVESLSREILTVQGRGDKAAAKSLLDKYSVISQPLRGALKKLEMLQVPVDIAPAFPIWPEMN, encoded by the exons ATGCATCAAGTACAAAAATCCCAGGTGATGGCGGCTTCACCCGAGCTTCTTGATGTCCTAAGCAAAGATGGTCAGAAAACTGGCATCTCTAAGCCCAG AGGAGATGTCCATAGAGATGGTGATTACCATCGTGCTGTTCGTGTGTTGATATTTGCTGAGAATACACAACAAATGCTTCTCCAAAAACGTACTGACTGCAAGGAAGCATGGGCCGGATTGTGGGATATATCTACTTCTGGCCACATATCAGCTGGCAGTTCGTCTCTTGCAACCGCCAG CGGGCGTCATAACTCGGCTGACAACCTTGGCCTCTGCCATGAGGACAG GAGGGAGCTTCATGAAGAAATTGGCATAAAACTACCCAGTGATGCATTTGAGTTCATGTTTTCTTACCTTGAACAGAg TGTCACGAATGACGGAAAGTACGTTAATAATGAGTACAATGATGTCTATCTCATAACCACATTAGATCCGATTCCTTTGGATGCCTTTACTCTTCAG GAATCAGAGGTTTCAGGAATGAAATACCTCTTCTGGGAGGATTATAGACGCTTACTTGCTGAAGGCGATCCTGGCTTTGTGCCATATGACGTAAATGGTCAGTATGGCACACTCTTTGAGATTATTTCAGAGAG GTACAAAGGAAACGTGGAAGAACGGGCCATGGTGCTAGAAAAGCAGCTCAATCGTTATTGTCAT TTGACAGGGCTCGCTGATGCAGACAAAGAAGCTCTAGGACTTCTCATCAAAACCGCAAAAATCatggatgaaattttttcacaGCAG GTCTGGTGCAGCAATCCATGTTTGAGAGATTGGTTAAGGGAGCATGCTGATGAATCTCGACTAGACAAGTTGAAGTGGAtgtattatcaaataaatggAACTCCATG GTCGGCTCTTGATGAAAACGAGCCATTCTTATCCACTGCAGATTCAGCTATCAAGCTCCTCCCCGACGCAACAAAGCCCGTAAATGGGTGGAAGGGTCTTGAATACAGAGCAGCATTTCCTCTTTCAAGACCACATGGTGCTAATTTCTACCCAAGAGACATGGAGAAAAGG GAATTTGAATTGTGGAATGACAGCCTATCAGATGATCAGAAGATGCAAGCAACTGGCTCTTTCCACACTGTAAGAAGGCAAAGTGAGGGCATGTTGGATGATGCTGTCTTCCTAAGCAACGACATTACCAATAGTTATGTTCATGATCTTTACAGCAATCCTTACTCTCAAGAATACCAATCTTTGCTTGCTGAAGCCGCTGATTTATTGTACAAGGCAGGAAATTTGAGCAGCTCTCCTAG ctTGACAAGATTCCTACATAGCAACGCTGATGCCTTTGAGTCAAATGATTACCACGAATCCCATATTGCCTGGACGGAGTTG GATTCTAAGTTGGACATTACCATTGGGCCATACGAGACTCACAGAGACACACCTCCTCAGTACAAG GCAACATTCAAGGCAATTATTGGAATTCGTGACGATGAAGCAGCATGTAAAGTTAAACTCTTTGCTGACAATTTTCAG GTTTTGGACAAGAACCTTCCGATTGATGAAGCTTACAAGTCCAATGTTACCAATGCTGCTACCATCCGAGTTGTCAACCTTGTTTACAGAGCAGGG TCGGAACCTACCGAACATATCCATGTCAAGACTCCGAAAAAGCATGTGACTTCACTCTTCTGCCAGGATCTCAAAGGAACAACATCTGTTTCATTTGATCTCCCAAACGATCAACGATTAACATTGTTGCTCAAGAATGTTGCCAAGGCAAA GTTCAAGCTTCTTTTTCAGCCTATAACCAATGTTTGTGTCTCAGAGGAACAGAGGGGACTCCTAGATTTCGAGTCCTTATACACGCATGTAATTTGCCGTGAGTACTGTCGTGCTCTTGGACCTCACGCCATAACCCTCGGCAACGGGCAGAAATCTTCTGTCAGAATG GAGATGCAAGAACTTCATTCAGCCCTGGAAGAGGCAAAGGCCAGCATTGTTGGCCTTTGGGCCATAAGATTTCTGACTGACAAG GATTTGCTTCCCGAGAAACTAATCAAGCCAATGTACGTGTCGTTCCTCACGGGCTGCTTCCATTCACTACGTTTCGGATTAAAGAAGGCTCATAT ACAAGCACAGGCTCTCCTGTTCAACTATTTGTCTGAGAAAGGTGGCATTGTTTTACTCCCTGATGAAACATTCTATGTCGATTTCGACAAG GTCGAGAATGGCGTCGAGAGCTTGAGTCGAGAAATTCTGACAGTACAGGGAAGAGGAGACAAAGCAGCAGCCAAGTCACTGCTTGACAAATACAGCGTCATCTCTCAACCACTGAGGGGGGCACTGAAGAAACTGGAAATGCTTCAG GTTCCAGTGGATATAGCCCCTGCTTTCCCCATTTGGCcagaaatgaactga
- the LOC105155894 gene encoding nudix hydrolase 3-like isoform X3, whose protein sequence is MHQVQKSQVMAASPELLDVLSKDGQKTGISKPRGDVHRDGDYHRAVRVLIFAENTQQMLLQKRTDCKEAWAGLWDISTSGHISAGSSSLATARRELHEEIGIKLPSDAFEFMFSYLEQSVTNDGKYVNNEYNDVYLITTLDPIPLDAFTLQESEVSGMKYLFWEDYRRLLAEGDPGFVPYDVNGQYGTLFEIISERYKGNVEERAMVLEKQLNRYCHVSLSAELTGLADADKEALGLLIKTAKIMDEIFSQQVWCSNPCLRDWLREHADESRLDKLKWMYYQINGTPWSALDENEPFLSTADSAIKLLPDATKPVNGWKGLEYRAAFPLSRPHGANFYPRDMEKREFELWNDSLSDDQKMQATGSFHTVRRQSEGMLDDAVFLSNDITNSYVHDLYSNPYSQEYQSLLAEAADLLYKAGNLSSSPSLTRFLHSNADAFESNDYHESHIAWTELDSKLDITIGPYETHRDTPPQYKATFKAIIGIRDDEAACKVKLFADNFQVLDKNLPIDEAYKSNVTNAATIRVVNLVYRAGSEPTEHIHVKTPKKHVTSLFCQDLKGTTSVSFDLPNDQRLTLLLKNVAKAKFKLLFQPITNVCVSEEQRGLLDFESLYTHVICREYCRALGPHAITLGNGQKSSVRMEMQELHSALEEAKASIVGLWAIRFLTDKDLLPEKLIKPMYVSFLTGCFHSLRFGLKKAHIQAQALLFNYLSEKGGIVLLPDETFYVDFDKVENGVESLSREILTVQGRGDKAAAKSLLDKYSVISQPLRGALKKLEMLQVPVDIAPAFPIWPEMN, encoded by the exons ATGCATCAAGTACAAAAATCCCAGGTGATGGCGGCTTCACCCGAGCTTCTTGATGTCCTAAGCAAAGATGGTCAGAAAACTGGCATCTCTAAGCCCAG AGGAGATGTCCATAGAGATGGTGATTACCATCGTGCTGTTCGTGTGTTGATATTTGCTGAGAATACACAACAAATGCTTCTCCAAAAACGTACTGACTGCAAGGAAGCATGGGCCGGATTGTGGGATATATCTACTTCTGGCCACATATCAGCTGGCAGTTCGTCTCTTGCAACCGCCAG GAGGGAGCTTCATGAAGAAATTGGCATAAAACTACCCAGTGATGCATTTGAGTTCATGTTTTCTTACCTTGAACAGAg TGTCACGAATGACGGAAAGTACGTTAATAATGAGTACAATGATGTCTATCTCATAACCACATTAGATCCGATTCCTTTGGATGCCTTTACTCTTCAG GAATCAGAGGTTTCAGGAATGAAATACCTCTTCTGGGAGGATTATAGACGCTTACTTGCTGAAGGCGATCCTGGCTTTGTGCCATATGACGTAAATGGTCAGTATGGCACACTCTTTGAGATTATTTCAGAGAG GTACAAAGGAAACGTGGAAGAACGGGCCATGGTGCTAGAAAAGCAGCTCAATCGTTATTGTCATGTCTCTCTCAGCGCTGAG TTGACAGGGCTCGCTGATGCAGACAAAGAAGCTCTAGGACTTCTCATCAAAACCGCAAAAATCatggatgaaattttttcacaGCAG GTCTGGTGCAGCAATCCATGTTTGAGAGATTGGTTAAGGGAGCATGCTGATGAATCTCGACTAGACAAGTTGAAGTGGAtgtattatcaaataaatggAACTCCATG GTCGGCTCTTGATGAAAACGAGCCATTCTTATCCACTGCAGATTCAGCTATCAAGCTCCTCCCCGACGCAACAAAGCCCGTAAATGGGTGGAAGGGTCTTGAATACAGAGCAGCATTTCCTCTTTCAAGACCACATGGTGCTAATTTCTACCCAAGAGACATGGAGAAAAGG GAATTTGAATTGTGGAATGACAGCCTATCAGATGATCAGAAGATGCAAGCAACTGGCTCTTTCCACACTGTAAGAAGGCAAAGTGAGGGCATGTTGGATGATGCTGTCTTCCTAAGCAACGACATTACCAATAGTTATGTTCATGATCTTTACAGCAATCCTTACTCTCAAGAATACCAATCTTTGCTTGCTGAAGCCGCTGATTTATTGTACAAGGCAGGAAATTTGAGCAGCTCTCCTAG ctTGACAAGATTCCTACATAGCAACGCTGATGCCTTTGAGTCAAATGATTACCACGAATCCCATATTGCCTGGACGGAGTTG GATTCTAAGTTGGACATTACCATTGGGCCATACGAGACTCACAGAGACACACCTCCTCAGTACAAG GCAACATTCAAGGCAATTATTGGAATTCGTGACGATGAAGCAGCATGTAAAGTTAAACTCTTTGCTGACAATTTTCAG GTTTTGGACAAGAACCTTCCGATTGATGAAGCTTACAAGTCCAATGTTACCAATGCTGCTACCATCCGAGTTGTCAACCTTGTTTACAGAGCAGGG TCGGAACCTACCGAACATATCCATGTCAAGACTCCGAAAAAGCATGTGACTTCACTCTTCTGCCAGGATCTCAAAGGAACAACATCTGTTTCATTTGATCTCCCAAACGATCAACGATTAACATTGTTGCTCAAGAATGTTGCCAAGGCAAA GTTCAAGCTTCTTTTTCAGCCTATAACCAATGTTTGTGTCTCAGAGGAACAGAGGGGACTCCTAGATTTCGAGTCCTTATACACGCATGTAATTTGCCGTGAGTACTGTCGTGCTCTTGGACCTCACGCCATAACCCTCGGCAACGGGCAGAAATCTTCTGTCAGAATG GAGATGCAAGAACTTCATTCAGCCCTGGAAGAGGCAAAGGCCAGCATTGTTGGCCTTTGGGCCATAAGATTTCTGACTGACAAG GATTTGCTTCCCGAGAAACTAATCAAGCCAATGTACGTGTCGTTCCTCACGGGCTGCTTCCATTCACTACGTTTCGGATTAAAGAAGGCTCATAT ACAAGCACAGGCTCTCCTGTTCAACTATTTGTCTGAGAAAGGTGGCATTGTTTTACTCCCTGATGAAACATTCTATGTCGATTTCGACAAG GTCGAGAATGGCGTCGAGAGCTTGAGTCGAGAAATTCTGACAGTACAGGGAAGAGGAGACAAAGCAGCAGCCAAGTCACTGCTTGACAAATACAGCGTCATCTCTCAACCACTGAGGGGGGCACTGAAGAAACTGGAAATGCTTCAG GTTCCAGTGGATATAGCCCCTGCTTTCCCCATTTGGCcagaaatgaactga